CGAGTACGCCGTCGGCACGCTCGCCGCCGTCGCGTTCGCCGGGATCCTGCTGAAGGTTCTCTCCTCCGGCAACGTCCAGTCCGCCCTGACCGCCGTCATCGACCGGGCGCTGAAGTGATCCGGCGCCGGTGGGCCGACCACGACCGGGGTTCGTTCACCGCTGAGTTGGCGGCCGGTCTGCCGGCGCTGGTGCTGCTGCTTCTCGCCGGGCTCACCGCCGTCGGTGCGGTGACCGTCAAGGCGCAGTGTGTGGACGCGGCCCGGGAGGCGGCGCTCGCCGCCTCCCGGGGCGAACCCGGGGTGCCGGCCGGTGCCGGGTCGGCCCCGCCGGGGGCCACCGTCTCGGTCACCGTCGTGGGCGAGCGGGCGGTCGCGACCGTACGCGCACCGATCCGCGCCTTCGGCACCCGACTGCCCCGGCTGACCGTCACCGCGACAGCGGTGGCGGCGGTCGAACCGGGTGAACCGGAGCCGTTGTCGTGAGCGGACCGAAGCCGGCCGGAGCCGTTGTCGTGAGCGGGCGGAGGAGAGTGGCACGGGACCGGGGGAGCGCGTCGCTGTGGCTGCTCGCAGTGGGGTTGACGCTGGTCATGGCTGGAATGGCCGGGGCGGCCGTCGGCGCGGCCCGGGTGGCGAAACACCAGGCGAGGGTGGCGGCCGACTTCGGTGCCCTGGCCGGCGCCGCCCGTACGCTCGAAGGCCCGGCGGTGGCCTGTGCCCGCGCCGCCGACCTGGTCTCCGCCAACGGTGGCCGGATCGTCGACTGTGCGGTGGACGGCCTCGACCTGCAACTCGTGGTCGAGCTGACGGCCCATCCGCTACCCGGACTGACCCGGGTCGCCCGAGCTACCGCCCGAGCCGGCCCCATCCGAGCCTGACCGGAGTCCAGACTGGTCGGACGCTGTGGTCGTTTACTGCCCCTCCAGTGGTACTGAACGACCACAGCGCTAGCGGAGGTGGGGCGGGGTCAGCGCCCGGAGCCGTCGACAGCGGCGCGCAGCGCCGAGGCGCTGAGGAGCTGGTGGATGCTGTGCAGTTGCTCGTTGAGCCGGTGCAGTTGCTCGGCCTGGGCCAGGGCGGCGTACGCCTGCCCGAGCGAGATCTGCTGCTCCACGGTGAGGTTGTCCTGGTCGACGCCGTAGAGCAGGTCGACGGTCTCGGCGATGGTGTCGGCCACTCTCTTCTCCTCCGACGGCTGTGGAAGCGCTCCCATCAGCGTACCCAGCCACACCCCGATCCATGTAGATGAATCAGTCGGAATCCTTGGAGAGGTTCGCCAGCACCACGTCCAGCACCTTCACCGCCTCCGCCTTGGCCAACGGGTTGTTGCCGTTACCGCACTTCGGCGACTGCACACAGGACGGGCAACCGGACTCGCAGCCGCACTCGCTGATCGCGTCCCGCGTCGCCCGCAACCACTCGGTGGCCGCGTGATAGGCCCGCTCGGCGAAACCCGCTCCGCCCGGGTGTCCGTCGTAGACGAAGACCGTAGGCGCCCCGGTGTCCGGATGGATCCCGGTGGAGAGCCCGCCGATGTCCCACCGGTCGCAGGTCGCGATCAGCGGTAGCAGGCCGATCGCGGCGTGCTCGGCCGCGTGCAGCGCACCCGGTACGTCGGCCACCTCCACCCCGGCCCCCACCAGCGCGTTCAGTGACACGGTGAACCAGACCGCGACCGTACGCAGCTCCCGGGCCGGCAGGTCCAGCGGCCGGGTGTCGATCACCTCGCCGGTGGCGAGCCGCCGCCGCTGGTACGACACCACCTGGCTGGTCACGTCGACCTCGCCGAGGAAGAGCCCGACCGGCCCGGCGTCCCGGTAGGAGCGGACCGACACCACCCCCAGCGAGGTGACGTCACGGGCGTGGGTGGACCAGTCCGGCTCCTCGGCGTGCACCAGCGCGCAGGCGTCCGCCAGGTCCAGGTCGTCGACCACGTACGAGACGCCCTGGTGCAGGTAGACCGCCCCGGTGTGCAGCATGAAGTGGGACGAGCCCGGGTCGACGGTGCCGAGCAGCCGGCCGGTGGCCGACTCGACCACCGCGATCGGCGTACCGCCGGTGCCGCGCAGGTCCACGTCCGGCCGCCCGGTGTGCCGCCAGTACCAACCCGTCGGGCGTCGACGCAACGCACCCGCCTCGACCAGGGCCTCCACCGCCTCCGCCGCACCCCGACCGAACAGTGGCAGGTCGGCCTCGGTGAGCGGGGCCTCGGCGGCGGCGCAGCACAACTGCGGGCCGAGCACGTACGGGTTCGCCGGGTCGAGCACGGTCGCCTCGACCGGCCGCCCGAACAACGCCTCCGGATGGTGTACCAGGTAGGTGTCGAGTGGGTCGTCCCGGGCCACCAGTACGGCCAGCGCCTCGCCGCCGGAACGTCCCGCCCGCCCGGCCTGCTGCCAGAGCGAGGCCCGGGTTCCCGGCCAGCCGCAGATCAGCACCGCGTCCAGCCCGACCAGGTCGACCCCGAGTTCCAGCGCGTTGGTCGAGGCGAGCCCGAGCAGGTCCCCGTGCAGCAGCGCACGTTCCAGTTTGCGCCGGTCCTCGCGCAGGTAACCGGCCCGGTAGGCGGCGACCCGCTTGCCGAGGCCGGGCACGGCCTCGTCCAGTGACCGCCGGGCGCTGCTCGCCACCACCTCGGCGCCGCGCCGGGACCGGACGAAGGCGAGGGTACGCACCCCGGCGGCGACGGTGTCGCTGAGCAGGTCGGCGGTCTCCCGCAGAGCGGAGCGACGGACCGGTTCGGCCTCGGTGACGTCGACCGCGTCCGGCGGAGGCGGCAGCAGCGGCGGCTCCCAGAGGGCGAACGTCACCCCGCCCCGGGGTGACGTGTCCTCGGTGACTGCCGTCACTGGCAGCCCGGTCAGCCGTTCGGCGGCGTTCGCCGGGTCTCCCGAGGTCGCCGAGGCGAGTACGAACACCGGCGACTGCGGCACCCCGGCGACGGTCCGGCCGTACCGCGCGGTCTGCCGGCGCAGTCGGCGCAGTACGTGCGACACGTGCGAGCCGAAGACGCCCCGGTACGTGTGGCACTCGTCGACCACGACGAAGGAGAGCCGGCGCAGGAAGGTCGCCCAGTTCGCGTGTCCGGGCAGGATGCCGTGGTGCAGCATGTCCGGGTTGGTCAGGACGAACCGGGAGTGCTTGCGGATCCACTCCCGCTCGGCGCGCGGGGTGTCGCCGTCGTAACTGGCCGGGCGTACCCCGTCGAGGTCCAGGGCGGCGACGGCGCGCAACTGGTCGGCGGCGAGCGCCTTGGTCGGGGCCAGGTAGAGCACCGTCGCGCGAGGGTCGGTGAGCAGGGTGGCCAGCGCCGGCAACTGGTACGCCAGCGACTTGCCCGACCCGGTGCCGGTGGCGACGATCACGTGCTGGCCGCCGTACGCCAGGTCGGCCGCCTCGGCCTGGTGCTGCCACGGTGCGACCACGCCGCGCCCGACGAGCGCCGCCCGCAGCGGCTCGGGCACCCAGCCGGGCCACGGCACCGCCTGCCCGGCGCTGGCCGGCACCCGCTCGACATGGGTGACCGGATCGTGCCGGGTACGCGCGCGCAGCCGATGCAGCAGCTCGGCCGGAGTCGGCGTCGGACCACCGGGGGGTCCGGGCTGCTCGGCCTCTGCCGATACTGTGGCTGAGGTGGTCACGCCCTGCACTCTTGCACCGACCAGCCGAAATCGGAAAGTCGGGGGCTCCGGAGCGGGTGGTCCCGGGAGCCGGAGTCGGGTCAGGTGGAGGGGCGCGGGTCAGGTAGGCGACGCTTCGGCTCGGTGCGGCGCCGGGCGGACGATGGTTAGATGCCCATGAGCATTCCTGGCAGGAGCCTTCCAGCCGGGCCGGTATCAGCCGGAGAGGTAGCCGAGGAGGACGGATGGAGCTGTCGCTGACGACCCGTACCATCGCCGAGCACGCGGTGCTGGAGGTCGGTGGCGAGGTGGACGTCTACACCGCCCCCCGACTCCGGGAACGGCTGGTCGAGATGGTCGACGGAGGTGCCCGGCAGGTCGTGGTCGACCTGGGGCGGGTGGACTTCCTCGACTCCACCGGCCTGGGCGTGCTGGTCGGGGCGCTGAAGCGGCTGCGTGCGGTCGGTGGCAGCTTCGGTCTGGTCTGTGACAAGGAACCACTGCTCAAGATCTTCCGGATCACCGCGCTCGACCAGGTGTTCCCGCTCTACCCGTCGATCGAAGCGGCGACCGCGCCGGGCGCGGCGAACCCCACCGCCTGATGTCCACCGTCCGTTTGTCCTTCTCCCCGGCGCCGGTGCATGTCCGCACCGCGCGCCTCGTCGGGGTCGCGGTCGCCCGCCGGGCCGGGGTCGCCGAGGAGTTGCTCGACGAGGTACGGCTCGCCATCGGTGAGGCGTGCACCCGGGCGGTGGCCCTGCACCGCCAGTACGGCCTGACCGACCTGGTGCAGGTGGAGATGTCCGACGGCGGCCCCTACACCGTCCGGGTGACCGACCGGGCGCCGATCGAGGCCGGACTGGGTCTGGCCGCGCTTCCCCCGGACGAACTGGCCGATGAGTCGTTGACCGACGAGGCGCTCACCGTCGGCGTGGGCTTCGCCCTGCTCGCCGGATTTGTCGAAGATCTTCAGGTGCGCCCCGTGGATGAGGGAATCGGCACCGAGGTTCGGATGGTCTGGCCGGTCGGCCGCTGACCGTCGGGCCCGATCCGCGTGTCCGGTCGGCCGTTCTGTGGCCGCTGTGATCCTCCATAACAGATCAACTCCGCTAACACAGCGACGAAGATCATTGCGACACGGCGGGCGGTAACTGTGACCTCCAACACTGTGGGCGGCTAGAGTACCCGGGGTTATCAGCAAGTGCCCTGGTCTCGCGCTCGCGTGACCGGGTGATCACCGCTGAGCTGAAGCCTTGGCCCGGCGGAGACGCTTGCGAACCGTCGCTCCACGCGTGGAGACGCCGGACCGGTTCGTCCGCCGGCCGGCGCGAGTGTTGGGTACAGGAGGACATAGATGTCCACGACCTTCGCCGCCGAAAGCGGCGGGTTGTCCCTCAGCGGTGCGAACCTGTCGTACGTCATCATCGCCGCGGTTATCGCGTTGGTGGCGCTCGGCTTCGCCGCCACCTTGACCAAAGCGGTCCTGGCGACCGGTAGGGGCACCCCAAACATGCAGGAGATCGCGGCAGCGGTCCAGGAGGGCGCCTCGGCGTACCTCTTCCGGCAGTTCAGAACCCTCGCCATCTTCGTCGTACTCGCGGTGGTCCTGCTCTTCCTGCTGCCGGTGCACCAGACCGACGGCAGCGAGACGCTGGTGAAGATCGGCCGCTCGGCGTTCTTCGTCGTCGGCGCCGTGTTCAGCGCCTTCATCGGTGGCGCCGGCATGGCGCTGGCCACCCGCGCCAACCTGCGGGTGGCCGCCGCTGCCCGGGAGCATCAGGGCGGCCGGGAAAAGGCCATGCAGATCGCCTTCCGGACCGGTGGCGTGGTCGGCTTCCTCACCGTCGGCCTCGGCCTGTTCGGCGCGGCGATGGTCGTCGTGCTGTTCCGGGCCGACGCGCCGACCGTGCTGGAGGGCTTCGGCTTCGGTGCCGCCCTGCTGGCCATGTTCATGCGGGTCGGCGGCGGCATCTTCACCAAGGCCGCCGACGTCGGCGCCGACCTGGTCGGCAAGGTCGAGCAGGGCATTCCGGAGGACGACCCGCGTAACGCGGCGACCATCGCCGACAACGTCGGGGACAACGTCGGCGACTGCGCGGGCATGGCCGCCGACCTGTTCGAGTCGTACGCGGTCACGCTGGTCGCCGCACTGATCCTCGGCCGGGCCGCGTTCGGTGAGACCGGGCTGGTCTTCCCGCTGATCGTCTCCACCATCGGGGTGATCGTGGCGATCGTCGGGGTCTTCATCACCCGGCTGCGCGCCTCGGACCGCTCCGGGCTGACCGCGATCAACCGGGCGTTCTACGCCTCCGCGGTGCTCTCGGCGATCCTGGTCGCGGCGATGTCCTTCGTGTACCTCAAGCCGACCTGGAGCGAACTGCTCGGCGACGGCTGGCGTACCCAGCTCGGCGTGGAGGGCGAACTGCCGCTCGGGCCGCAGTGGTTCGCCATCGGCGCGGTTGCCATCGGCATCGTGCTCGCCGCCGCGATCCAGGCGCTGACCGGCTACTTCACCGAAACCAACAAGCGGCCGGTGCAGGACATCGGCAAGAGCTCGCTGACCGGCCCGGCGACCGTCGTACTCGCCGGCATCAGCATCGGGCTGGAGTCGGCCGTCTACTCCGCGCTGCTCATCGCGGGTGGGGTCTTCGGCGCGTTCCTGCTCGGCGGCAGCTCGATCACGCTCTCCCTGTTCGCCGTGGCGCTCGCCGGGACCGGCCTGCTCACCACCGTCGGCGTGATCGTGGCGATGGACACCTTCGGCCCGATCTCCGACAACGCCCAGGGGATCGCCGAGATGTCCGGCGACATCGACGAGCAGGGTGGCCGTACCCTCACCGAACTGGACGCGGTCGGCAACACCACCAAGGCGATCACCAAGGGAATCGCGATCGCCACGGCGGTACTCGCCGCGACCGCGCTCTTCGGGTCGTACACCGACACCCTGCGGGCGGCGTACGCCGACGCCGGGGTGAATGACGTGGCCGGCGAGATCCTCGCCGCGCTCAACGTGGCGAACCCGCGCAACCTGGTCGGCCTGATCATCGGTGCGGCGGTGGTCTTCCTCTTCTCGGGGTTGGCCATCAACGCGGTCTCCCGTTCGGCCGGTGCGGTGGTGCTGGAGGTACGCCGCCAGTTCCGCGACCTGCCCGGGATCATGGACCGGACCCAGCGCCCCGAGTACGGCAAGGTCGTCGACATCTGCACCCGGGACGCCCAGCGGGAGCTGGTCACCCCGGGCCTGTTGGCGGTCCTCGCCCCGATCGCGGTCGGTTTCGGCCTCGGGCCGGGCGCGTTGGCGTCCTACCTGGCGGGTGCGATCGGCGCCGGCACCCTGATGGCGGTTTTCCTGGCCAACTCCGGTGGTGCCTGGGACAACGCCAAGAAGCTGGTCGAGGACGGTGCGCACGGTGGCAAGGGCTCCAGCGCGCACGAGGCGACCATCATCGGTGACACCGTCGGTGACCCCTTCAAGGACACCGCCGGTCCGGCGATCAACCCGCTGATCAAGGTGATGAACCTGGTCTCGTTGCTGATCGCGCCGGCTGTGGTCGCGTGGAGCGTGGGCGCTGACCGGAACACTCCGTTGCGGATCACGGTCGCGCTGGTCGCCGTCGCGATCGTGGTGGCTGCGGTGATCTACAGCAAGCGCAAGCCGGTCGCCATGTCGGATGACGAATCGGGCCCCGGTGCCAGCTCCGAGCCCCGCCCGGAGACCATCACCGCCTGACCGCCCCTGTGGAAGGAAGGGCCCCTTGTTAACGCTATGCGTTAACAAGGGGCCCTTCCTTCCACCAAACGTGAAGGGGGTATGGCTGTGCCAGCGTGGCGTCCCTCCCTACCCGTACGCTGCAACGCATGCGTACGCCCCGCGCGCCGGCCGCCGGGATTCTCCCCGTGGTCCTGTGCACCCTCGTGATGCTGATAGGTGGATGTGGTGGGGGGCCGCCCGCGCCGGCCTGGGCCGCCTCGGTCTGCGACGCGTTGGACCCGTGGCGGGTCGAGATCGATACGTTGACCAGCAGCGCGCAGCAGCAGATGACGGCGCAGACCACGCCGGCGCAGGCGAAGGAGAACCTGGTCCGGATGATGGCCGGCGCGGAGCAGGCGAGCGAGGCGGCGCGGCGGGGCGTGGTCGAGGCGGGCGTGCCCGACGTGTCGCGGGGCGAGGTGGTCTCGGAGGGCTTCGTCACGTCGTTGACCCAGGTCCGGGACGCGTACGGCCGGGCCAAACGGTCGATCGAGGCGTTGGACACCGGCCAGTCCGGGCCGTTCTACGACGGGGTCAAGGCCGCGGTCGACACCCTGAACAAGGAGTACGACGCCAGCGAGCTGGACACCAGCAAGCTCAACTCGCCGGAGTTGAAGCGGGCCTTCGCCGAGGTCCCGGAGTGTCGCTGACCACGCCTTCGGCGGATCCGCCGCCGGTGCCGCCACCTGCGGCGCCGGGAGCGGAGCCGGTGGCGTCGGGAGCGGGGCCGGTGGCGACCGAGCCGGTGCCAACCGGGTCGGGGGTGACGGAGGAGACGGTGCCACCGGCCGGGGTTGCCCCGGTCCGGCAGCTGTCGCTCTTCGGGGTGGAGGCGACCGAGCCGTCGCCGGCCGACCTCACCGGCCTGCTCGTGGGGCCGGGGCAGGTGGTCCGGATGGGTGGCACGGCCAGGGTCTCGGTGGTCGTCGACTCCGCGTGGCGGGTGCACGTACTGGCGGCGGAGCTGGCGACACGGGGTCTTCCGGTGAGTTGGGAGGGGACCGGGGACCAGCGGCACGAGGTGCGGACGGCGTACGCGACGACGCTCGCCCCGCTCGCCCGGAGCTGGTTGCGGGGTGGGGCGAAGCGGCCGCCGGCCGGGTTGTACCTGAACGGTCGACGGCTGCGGCTCTGGGTGGCCGCTGCGGGCAGCCCGGAGCCGGCGGGTTTTCTGCTCCGGCTCGGCGACGCCGAGGAGAACTGTTGGGAGCCGGTGGGTGCCGCGCTCGCCGCGGTGGGGCTGCCGGCCGTACTGTTGCCCCCTCGGGCGGCTGGTCCGGCGTACCGGATCACCGGCCGGCGTCGGTTGGCCCGGCTGATGGAGCTGGTGGGTGAGCGGCCGGCGGCGGCGCCTGCGGCGAGTTGGCCGACTTCAGCCGGTTAGGCGATTTGGTTCCTATTTCGGATCTTTTAGCCATTCTCAGCCCTGAATCAGGCACAATCCGGTCGACTGTCCGATAGCGGACAGGGAACCGGAGATATGGGAGATAATCGACCCACCGCGAGGCATCAGAGAAAGATCGTCGTGGCCGATGGATCCAGACCGATTCATCCTAGGTGTACGGTGTCGCCGTCCGGGATGCACCACCCAGGCGGCTTCCGGGGTCGGCGTTCGCGCAGCGTGAGAGGGCTCTTCACGGCCCGCGCAACCCTCGCGGCGCGCAGCGCGTTACGTTGGACGTCCAGCGAGCCGACCCATCGGCGGCGGTCTGGCGGTAAGGCGGACCACGGTGGTCCGCAGGGCGAGTAGTCGTGAGTGAGGTCGGGGAGAGACGTGCCGAGTAACGCCAAGAGCACCCGTCTGGTCATCGTCGAGTCACCGGCGAAGGCCAAGACGATCTCGGGCTATCTCGGCCCGGGTTACATCGTTGAGGCCAGCCTGGGGCACGTCCGTGACCTGCCACGCAACGCCGCCGACGTGCCCGCCAAATACAAGAAGGAACCGTGGGCCCGGCTCGGCGTCGACGTCGACCACGGGTTCACCGCGCTCTACGTCGTCTCCGCCGACCGCAAGCAGCAGATCGCCAAGTTGACCAAGTTGGCCAAGGAGGTGGACGAGGTCTACCTCGCCACCGATGAGGACCGCGAGGGCGAGGCGATCGCCTGGCACCTGGTCGAGACCCTCAAGCCCCGGGTCCCGGTCAAGCGGATGGTCTTCCACGAGATCACCCGGCCGGCGATCCAGGCGGCGGTGGCCAACCCCCGCGAGATCGACCGCGACCTGGTGGACGCCCAGGAGGCCCGCCGCATCCTCGACCGGCTGTACGGCTACGAGGTCTCGCCGGTGCTCTGGAAGAAGGTCATGCCGAGACTGTCGGCCGGCCGGGTCCAGTCGGTGGCCACCCGGATCGTGGTCGAACGGGAGCGGCAGCGGATGGCGTTCCGCACCGCCGAGTACTGGGACATCCTCGCCACTCTCGCGGTACGTGACGCAGGTGAGGGACCGCGTACGTTCCACGCCACCCTGATCGGGCTCAACGGCGACCGGATCGCCACCGGTCGGGACTTCGAACCGACCACCGGCAAGGTGAAGCCGGGCGCCGGGGTGACCCACCTCGACGGTGACGGTGCCCGTGGGCTCGCCGCCCGCCTCGACGGGCGGCCGTTCACGGTCACCCGGGTCGAGGAGAAGCCCTACCGGCGCCGCCCGTACGCGCCCTTCATCACCTCGACCCTCCAGCAGGAGGCGGCCCGCAAGCTCCGTTTCTCGTCCCAGCAGACGATGCGCACCGCGCAGCGGCTGTACGAGAACGGCTACATCACCTATATGCGTACCGACTCGGTGAACCTGTCGGAGACCGCGATCGCCGCGGCCCGCCGGCAGATCGCCGAGCTGTACGGCGAGCGGAACGTGCCGCCGGAGCCGCGCCGCTACACCGGCAAGGTGAAGAACGCGCAGGAGGCGCACGAGGCGATCCGCCCCGCTGGCGATCACTTCCGCACCCCGGGTGAGCTGGCCAACGAACTCTCCGGTGAGGAGTTCCGGCTCTACGAGCTGATCTGGCGCCGGACGATCGCGTCGCAGATGACCGACGCGGTCGGCTCCAGCGTCTCGGTGCGCATCCGCGCGGTCACCGAGGCCGGTGAGGAGGCCGACTTCGGCGCCACCGGCAAGACCATCACCGACCCGGGCTTCCTGCGGGCGTACGTCGAGTCCTCCGACGACGAGAACGCCGAGGCCGAGGATGCCGAGCGGCGGCTGCCGACCCTGGTCAAGGACCAGCCGCTGACCGCCGACGAGCTGGCCGCGACCGGGCACACCACCCAACCGCCGGCCCGTTACACCGAGGCGTCGCTGGTCAAGGCGCTGGAGGAGCTGGGTATCGGGCGGCCGTCGACGTACGCCTCGATCATGCAGACCATCCAGGACCGGGGGTACGTCTTCAAGCGCGGTCAGGCGCTGATCCCGTCCTTCCTGGCGTTCGCGGTGGTCGGGCTCCTCGAAGGGCACTATCCGCGCCTGGTCGACTACAACTTCACTGCCGCGATGGAGAACGAGCTGGACGAGATCGCCGGTGGTGACCACGCGGCGGTCGACTTCCTCACCTCGTTCTACTTCGGCAGCGACGTGGCCGGGAACGACTCGGTGGCCCGCTCCGGTGGGCTGAAGAAGATGGTCACCGAGAACCTGAGCGAGATCGACGCGCGCAGCGTCAACTCGATCCCGCTGTTCCGGGACGACGAGGGACGCGACGTGGTGGTCCGGGTCGGCCGTTACGGGCCGTACCTCCAGCGCACCCTGCCTGGTCCGGAGGTGCAGGCGCCGACGGCGCCCGCCCCCGAGGGTGAGGGCGAGGCCGGTACGACCGAGGACGGCGGTCCGGCCGGTGACCGGGTGTCGCTTCCGGAGGGGGTCGCGCCGGACGAGCTGACCCCGGAGAAGGTCAACGAGTTCTTCCTCGGCGGTGGCGGCGAACGCAAGCTCGGCGAGCACCCGGAAACGGGCGAGCCGATCCTGCTCAAGTCCGGCCGCTTCGGCCCGTACGTCTCCAGTGGTGACCGGAAGTCGTCGCTGCTGAAGTCGCAGTCGCCGGACGACATCTCGCTCACCGAGGCGCTCCGGCTGCTCAGCCTGCCGCGTGTGGTCGGGCTCGCGCCGGACGGGGCGGAGGTGCTGGCCGCCGCCGGTCGCTACGGCCCGTACGTCAAGCAGGGCGACGAGTTCCGCTCGCTGGACTCCGAGGACAAGATCTTCACGGTGACGCTGGAGGAGGCGTTGGCGCTGCTGGCGGCGCCGAAGGCCCGGCAGCGTCGCGCCGCCGCGCCGCCGTTGCGGGAGATGGGTGCCGACCCGCTGACCGAGAAGCCGTTGGTGATCAAGGATGGCCGGTTCGGTCCGTACGTGACCGACGGGGAGTTCAACGCGTCGCTGCGACGGGGTCAGACCCCGGAGGCGCTGACCCTCGAAGAGGCTTCCGAGATGCTCGCCGAGAAGCGGGCCAAGGGGCCGGCGCCGAAGAAGAAGGCGGCGGCGAAGAAGGCCCCGGCGAAGAAGGCGGCCGGGGCGGCGGAGCCGACCGCGGCGAAGAAGACGGCGGCGAAGAAGGCGGCCCCGCGCAAGGCCGCGCCGAAGAAAGCCACCGCCGCGAAATCCACTACCGCTACCAAAGCGACCAAAAAGGCGGCCCCGGCGAAGGTGACCGACCGTTCCGAGTAACTGTTCGGGGGAATGAGCGCCGGATCGGATTTTCCGATCCGGCGCCATGCTTTACGCTCCACCGGTGGCGCGACGGGGGATATGGAGCGGCCACCGCCAGACAATGCTGTTGTTTTCGGTCGTACTGGCGGGGGCGCTGATTGTTATCGGCGGAATTGGTTATCGGGCGGACTGGTGGGGCGAATCCCCTCGAAGCTCCTCCTGGGTGGACCCGTCGGGCGGTGAGCCGTCCGGGAGTCAACCGCCGGGCGGTGGCACCGCGGGGGCGCCGCCGGGGACGCGACTCGACGCGCAGGGGCGCCGGCTGCTCACCGTGCTGGGCGCGGGTGACGTGCTCATCCATCCCGAGGTGACGGAGCAGGCGAAGCGGGATGCGGCCCGGACCGGCCAGGCCGGCGGCTACGACTTCTTCCCGATGTTCGAGCGGGTGGCGCCGGCGATCAGCGGCGCCGACCTGGCGATCTGCCACCTGGAGACCCCGCTGGCACCGGCCGCCGGCCCGTTCGAGGGTTATCCCCGGTTCAGTGCGCCGCCGCAGGTGGTCGACGGGTTGCGCCGGGCGGGCTTCGACGCCTGCTCCACCGCTTCGAACCACACCATGGACCAGGGCGCGCAGGGCGTGAAGCGCACCCTGGACGCGCTCGACGCGGCCGGGCTCGGCCACGCGGGCAGTGCCCGTGACGCGGCCGAG
The Micromonospora pisi DNA segment above includes these coding regions:
- the topA gene encoding type I DNA topoisomerase produces the protein MPSNAKSTRLVIVESPAKAKTISGYLGPGYIVEASLGHVRDLPRNAADVPAKYKKEPWARLGVDVDHGFTALYVVSADRKQQIAKLTKLAKEVDEVYLATDEDREGEAIAWHLVETLKPRVPVKRMVFHEITRPAIQAAVANPREIDRDLVDAQEARRILDRLYGYEVSPVLWKKVMPRLSAGRVQSVATRIVVERERQRMAFRTAEYWDILATLAVRDAGEGPRTFHATLIGLNGDRIATGRDFEPTTGKVKPGAGVTHLDGDGARGLAARLDGRPFTVTRVEEKPYRRRPYAPFITSTLQQEAARKLRFSSQQTMRTAQRLYENGYITYMRTDSVNLSETAIAAARRQIAELYGERNVPPEPRRYTGKVKNAQEAHEAIRPAGDHFRTPGELANELSGEEFRLYELIWRRTIASQMTDAVGSSVSVRIRAVTEAGEEADFGATGKTITDPGFLRAYVESSDDENAEAEDAERRLPTLVKDQPLTADELAATGHTTQPPARYTEASLVKALEELGIGRPSTYASIMQTIQDRGYVFKRGQALIPSFLAFAVVGLLEGHYPRLVDYNFTAAMENELDEIAGGDHAAVDFLTSFYFGSDVAGNDSVARSGGLKKMVTENLSEIDARSVNSIPLFRDDEGRDVVVRVGRYGPYLQRTLPGPEVQAPTAPAPEGEGEAGTTEDGGPAGDRVSLPEGVAPDELTPEKVNEFFLGGGGERKLGEHPETGEPILLKSGRFGPYVSSGDRKSSLLKSQSPDDISLTEALRLLSLPRVVGLAPDGAEVLAAAGRYGPYVKQGDEFRSLDSEDKIFTVTLEEALALLAAPKARQRRAAAPPLREMGADPLTEKPLVIKDGRFGPYVTDGEFNASLRRGQTPEALTLEEASEMLAEKRAKGPAPKKKAAAKKAPAKKAAGAAEPTAAKKTAAKKAAPRKAAPKKATAAKSTTATKATKKAAPAKVTDRSE